One Vibrio pomeroyi genomic region harbors:
- a CDS encoding DUF3389 domain-containing protein, translating to MVITFKSGKVIATAHELVVRLDGEHRVTLQAQVDAVQLIGKGANVISVNGSECKWSIKLDNEQQLRDIANEIGCDVM from the coding sequence ATGGTCATAACGTTTAAAAGTGGAAAAGTCATAGCAACCGCGCACGAATTGGTTGTTCGTTTGGATGGAGAGCATAGAGTCACATTACAAGCTCAAGTTGATGCAGTTCAGCTGATCGGAAAAGGGGCAAACGTCATTTCTGTAAATGGATCTGAGTGCAAATGGTCGATTAAATTAGACAACGAACAACAGCTTCGTGACATTGCCAATGAAATCGGCT